GGCCTCCAGGAAATAGAAAGAGCGGAATGGGATTTCTAAAAACACCCTAATGAGCACACAATGTTCTCAGGGACATCACTTTCAAAATCATGATTATTCAATGTTTGCAACAGTCAAATATAACCTTGAGTCATTTCAGAATCTTACTCCGAACAAGAACACAGATAAAATTGAAATTGCCACATGGCTCATGAAGTACCATTTTAGAACATATTTAATTGAAAGGAGATATTTCATTGTTCTAAGCATGAGTAGTCAAATATGAAAAATGCCAAATAGAGCCCAGCACCACAGTCATTCCAGTGGTGTATGGGAActggcctcctgggtttgagtttTGACTTCACCATctactggctgtgtgatcttgggaacaTCCTTATGggtccttatctgtaaaaagggGGGATATTTACAGTTCCTACTTCATCGGGTTGCATGTCAGGGAGTTTAGAACAGGCTTGGATATAGTACATGTGCAGTAATAGGTAGCATTATTATGAAGGGAATAAATATTACTAAGCATCACTATGACATCTTTGTCCatgcacatttattgagcaccattTATATGTCAAGCACTGCACCGGGTGCTTCATACACATGATTCCATTTAATCTTTGAAACAATCCCAGGTGGTGAAAGTTATTAATTGCCACTTTACAGAGGAAACAGGTTCGAGAGGTGGAGTCACTCGGCCACGGCTGCACAACAGATCAGAGAAGGAACAGAGTTTCAAACCCAGACCCATTGAcgccagagcctgtgctctttcCTCTCCAGGTAAAAACTTTCATTTGTCCTCTTTATGCTTTTCCCAAACCAAAAGAGAATGCATTCTAGGCTGGGCTTGggggcttgtgcctataatctcagcactgtgggaagctgaggcgggaggatcacttgaacccaggagttcgaggccagcctggccaacagggtgagaccctatctctattaaaaagagagagagagagagaatacattCTAGAGCTCAGCCAGCTTATTCATAGGAGCTGGCTACTTTCCTCTACTTTCAGAAAATCATTTCAAAGTTTCTAATATTAAATCAATATCCTATATAGAGATACTGTAGTTACAAACCAGCCAACTACTTAACCTATTGTCAATTAAAGGGTTAATTCTCATTAATGATTAAGCCAATAACTACTTTTCAGTATCAATCTAGGGTCTCTATCAGGAGTTGACCAATGTTTTCAGGAAAGGGCCAAATAGGAAGTATTTTGGATCTTGGAGTCTGCAGGGTCTCCATCACAACTAGGCCGTGCGAAAGCAGCTACAGACAGTACAACAAGAGGATGTGGCTGTGTCCAGTGAAACTTAATTTACCGaccctgaaattttaattttatgtgattTTCACATCATAAAATatccttcttttactttttttcaaacatttaaaaaagtgaCAACTATCGTTGGCTTGTGAGCCATTCAAATCCAGGAGACAACTTGATTCCAGGGCCCAACCATGGTTTTCCAACCCCTGGTCTAGATAAGCAATATCTAATGACAATATCTGATGTTCTCACTAGGAGCAGTGAGCACATCAAATAACATCTATTCAACCAGACAAGGGAAGAAATTGTGTTCATATTTGCTCCCTTAACCCAAAAGTTTGCtatcatgtgcttttttttttttttttttttctgagatggaatctcactgtttcccaggctggagtgcaatggcgcgatcttggctcgctgcaacctccacctccagggctcaagtgattctcctgcttcagcctcccgagtcaccAGGATTActggcacccactaccacgcccggctaattttttatttttagtagagatggggttttgacattttggccaggctggtctcaaactcctgacctcaggtgatctacctgccttggcctgccagagtgctgggattataggtgtgagccaccgcacccagctgtcatgtgctttttaaaaaaactccttTAATATGTCTATAAAATTGTTATGTAAgcttttttctacatttttgtaGACAAATTACAGTAAAAAGCTATTTCCTTCAGCTGTTATGTACTCTGTCTTCACAAATCACTATTTCAAGTACCTTTACTCAACCCACATAAGGACTAATAGAACATATTAATTACGGCcgttttaaattctttaaaatacagtcatccctcagtttCTTTGGGGGATTGGTTTCAGCAAACATTCCCCACGGGTGCCAAAACACAGATGCATAAGTGGTTTATATAAAGGGGTGTCATCTTTGCATATAACCTACGgatatcctcccatatactttaaatcatctctagattacttgtagattactaatacaatgtaaatgccctgtgtaaatacagtcatgtgtcacttaacaatggggataatTCTGAGAAACAGTTTAAGTGATTTCTTTGTTGTGTGAACGTCATAGAGAGTACTCCCACAGGCCTAGATGGTAGAGCCTCCTACACACCTAAGTGACATGATACAGCCTGCTGCTCCTAGgcaacaaacctgtacagcatgttactgtcctgaatactgtaggcaattggaGCACAGTGGTCAGtttttgtatatataaacatatctaaacatagaaaaggtaatgtTTTGCACTATGATGTTGAGACAGCTATGACGTCACTAGGCAATAGAAATTTCTCAGCTCCATTGTAATCTTACAAGACTACCATTGTACATGCAACCTACTGTTGACTGTCATGCAGCATGTGACAGTAGATGATGCACTGTGTTGGtttcttatttgtattatttgtattgtactgttattttatttgtttatttgtttatattttcaatccCAGGTTGGTTGAATCCCAGGATGTGGAACTCACAGATATGAACGGCAAaccatgtgtgtgtttgtgcgtgtgtgtgtgtgcactgtcTTCAGAAAATCGATATTTTATGTCTTTCCTTTATGgctagtaaaaaaagaaaacacattttagtaAAATGGCATTTTTGAAAGCCGTACCTTGTACCATTGAATCTTCACGTCAGTTTTGTCACGGGTGAATTCACTCAGATCAGGGCACACTAATACCCCAGAGGTTGACAAGGGTAAAATTTGCGGGTATGAGATGAACGGCAGGGAAGCATCTGTATTCTCAAACACTCTGAGCTCAATGGACATTTTGTCACAGTAAGAAGCAtttctgatttaaaagaaaaaaaaaaaagataaatggcaaggcaaaataaaagtaaagctaAATGAAATTAAGCATCATTTCCCCAACTCTATTAAAATCTGCATCTGCATTTTCTGGATTAGTACAGATGGTTTCCCGACATAAGATGGTTCAACTTAGggttttttgactttacaatgctGCAAACACAACAAGCATTCAATAGAAACCCTACTTCagtatagtattcaataaatcacatgagatattcaacGCTTTATTACAAAATACGTTTTGTGTTAGATGACTTTGCCcagctgtaggctaatgtaagcgTTCTCAGCCCATTTAAGGAAGACTAGGCTAAGTTGTGATGTTCGGTAAGTTAAGTGTTAAGTGGTAACTTAAGTTAAGTGACAACGCTACTtccaacttacaatgggtttattggtATTTaccccattgtaagtcaaggagcatctataTTGCAATACTTCTGTCCCTGATCTTTTCGAACACTGGGGGGGCAAAAAGTGTCGTAACATAATTGTACAGAAAAAAgcatattctgtgtttttcacaAAGGACTGTCTACAAGCCCGATTCTAATGCCACCAAGGTTCATTAAGAAATCCCCAAGTCCTCTTCAAAAGGGCTTATGCCTTCCAGGTTGTGGAGCTCCTTGAGCCCAGCCTCCGCATACTCCAACTTCATGATCCAGGAAACCATATCCACATGCAGAGATTGTTTCCCAAGAGCCACTGTTTCCGTAAAAAGGAATATTCCCTTTGCTCCTTTGGGGAATGATTTACCAACTGAAGTCTAGTTTTAGAAAACTGCTGGAAACTTAGTGTAAGACCCATAAAAGATTTTTGTAATACTGCATGGGGAAATTAACTTGGTAAgtttgctttattattatattattattattattattttactagcCTAATCATTATTTCACTGCCATAATTCTATCAAGACCTTAGAGCTGGAAAAAGGGAAGAGGCAAAACCTTGCTGGAAACTTGTGGGAAATGGATGGAGGACAGAAAACAGTAATTAAAACTACtcttttaagtagaaaaatataaaaatataattatctcaGCTAAATTTCTGGCTACCTAAAACACATGAGACTTTGACATAGACAATGAGGACGAGTTTTACATATAGCGGTAAAAATTACTTGCACAGCAAAATCTAAACCATCCATATccaaacaagtaacaaaatgtaaaaaaaaaaagtgaaagaaatgtgATAAAAGCTTACCACTTGAAAGTAAgaagaattaatttaaatatatgaagccaatatctgtattatatttagctgaaaaagggaaaatagatgaacaaatattatattttgtgcATAAAGAAATACAGAATGTTAACTCTCACCTTGAAAAATGCGTAATGTCACTACATGTTGAATAAAGGCAACTAAGGACAAATCTAAAGACCCAGGCCTACTTGAATAACAGTCACACAGCAGGTAGCCAGCAGGGAGTAGATGCAGGCCAGACCCTGTGCTGTGTACTTTGCACACGTTATTTCATTTATAGTCCAGCCCCCATGAAGTAGGAATTactattatatcatttttatatgaaaaaggtAGGTGTACAGAAATTGAGTGGGCTGTACAGCTGCAAAGAGGTCAAACCAAAATGGGAAGCCCAGCAAGGCTCTGGGAAAACCCATAAATCTATCTTCAGTACCCATAAGTACTATCTTCAGAAACCAAGCTTAGTAGACATATTGAAAGTTACAAGGCTATTCACATTATTGATCTGGTAATTCCCCTTGAGCAAGAAACTtcataaaaataactcaaaagaaagagaagggtgaGGGGCAATTTGATCACCACTTGCACTCCCCATGTAGTGTGGCACCCCCATGGCAAAGGCATGATAGTCATTCATAGTGCTGCTCACCAAATAGGCCCAGTTCTCCCCATTCTGAGCACATGGTGTATCACATGTCCTCGTCCCCACTGTGGGGACTCTTCCTAGCTCATGAGTTGTATGTGTGGCCCTTCTACATGAAAGTTGTAACAGCCATGAGAGACCCTCCAAAGCAGGCTTCCTTCTGTTCTAGCAACCAACCAATAACATTTGAAATAGTGACTGTGACTGCTCCTTCAGCCTAAGTCCCTAACTGTCTGCAAACCCACAATGGACCTGATGCATGTGTAAGAAATAAgcctttgttattttaagccactgagatttaggagctatttgttacagcagcataacCTTGACTGcctactctttctctttttttttcttttccttcttttcttttctttctttccttctttctttcttttttttttcttttttgcagtgaTAGAAAGTAAGGCATTTATTTGCAGAGCACCAGTCAAGGAGGCCCAGGCAGCTACTGCTCAAATCTTGGCCTCTCTGATGGCTTGCATCCTTGCCTACTCTGACTCACCATGTGGGTTCTAGATCACAAGGTCTTAAACAATCATGAGAACAGGGCAGTCTCTTGCCTCATGACTATCAACGCTAAAGAGTATTATGGCAACTGCTGGTGATTCTCACTCAATTAGAACCCCAATCTTACAGTTGACAAAGAGTATTAAAGGTCAGCCAGGTAAACCTTCCCATCATGCAAAGAAAGTTTGACACACACTGGGATTTCCACCGCCCCCTCAATCTCAGCTCTTTTTTTCCTACAAAAATTGATCATAAAAGCAAACTTTAACACAAACAGGACTCAGCTCACATCTCCCTGATGTTTGCACAGTCTCACTTTCAGTAGTCATGAGGATTGCCTTTTGGGAAGGAGAGggaatttttatgtatatattgacCACCTACCATGGCAGACCCCACGCTAGTTCCTTCACATGCTGTGATTTCACATAACCCTCTCAACAAACTTCTTTACAGGAAAACTAACACCCATAAAAGTCAAGTGATAAGCCCAAGGTCCCACCAGATAGGAAATGAGAGAGCTAAGATTCCCATCTTTCTTTCTGACTTCAGGTTTCATGTTTTCTTACTATGCTATGAAGTTTTCCTAGTAGTACTCCTTagagaaaattagaatttttaccgtggacaagaaagaagaaatatgcatttatagCTACTGTAAAACCAGGCATCCACATTTTCCTAGCATAAGAATAGAAGATGGTTTGCCTGCTTCTTAGGCAAGGTTCATTGACAGGATTAAACCTGTCCCTAAATTGCTTATAGTTGGGGCTAGGCATATGGATGGTAGTGTCAAGCTGGGTTTGATTTGAAAAGATTCTTAATttcacacatgcacgcacacacacacacacacacacagagggcacCCTCTACCTCATatctcctcccacccccccatcccctgccacacacacacccagcccaGGACTGGGGATGACGTGGTGTGAAATTTTTCCATTCACCAGTACTTCCACTGTGCTAAGAATCTCACTTCTCTGGTTCTTCTTCTAAATGTACATATTCCTGGGTACAGTTCTTCTTAAGTCAAATGAGTTTATGAAATCTGGAGACTCTGAAGCCAGCTGGTGGAAGGAGCAAGCAGTGCCTTTGGAGGAACAGAAGAAGCAGCTGAAGAGAGAGGCCAAAACACTAGTTCCCAATCAAGCCAAGAGTTGTCTTAGTTCAGAAGAACAAAGCCAAGAAACTTTTTATTGAAGGAACAGAAGAAGCAGATGAAGAGAGAGGCCAAAACAGTAGTTCCCAATCAAGCTGAGGGTTGTCTTAGCTCAGAAGAACGAAGCCAAGAAACCTTTTAAGATCACCAACACTAGGCCTAAAACTTCATCCATCAAGAAGCAGTAGGACAtgtcaagaccattcaatggggaaaggacagtcttttcagcaAATAGTACTggagaaactggatatccacatgcaaaagaatgaagcaggacccttacctaacaccatatacaaaaattaactcaaaatggatcaaaaaacaaaagagctaaaactataaaattcttagaagaaaacaaaggggaaaaccttcatgacattggattgggcaatgatttcttaacactaaaagcacaggcaacaaaagaaaaaaatagataaactggacttgatcaaaattaaaaccttttgtgTAACAAATGACACTATGAACAGAGTGAATATGCAACTtagagaacaggagaaaatatttctaactaTATGTCTGATAAGGCAAGGGGTTAATAACCAGGAAatgtaaagaactcctacaaatcaacaacaacagcaaaatgcagtttttaaaatgggcaaaggacttagaGTCCATAAAGGAGATATGTCTGTGTCTCCAGAGAAGATGCACAGATGgttaataagcacataaaaagatgctcacatTGCTAATCATTAGGAAGACggaaatcaaagccacaatgagagaCCCCTTCACACCCATTGGGATGATTATtatcaaaaataatagaaaataacatGTGTTGGTGAGTATGTAGAGAAATTGAGTGTTGGCACTGTTGGTGTGAatgaaaaatggtacagccactatggaaaacagtatgatagttcctcaaaattaaatatagaattaacAGATGATCCAGTAGTTCCTCTTTGGGGTCTATACCcagaagaactgaaagcagagatttgaacagatatcttcatatccatgttcatattgGATTCACAATAGCTGAAAGGAGGAAGCAAGTCAAGTGTCCctggatggataaatagataaacaaaatgtggtacatacataaaACGGAATAATAATATTCCACCTCATAAAGGAAGGAAACTCTGactcatgctacaacatgaacgaaccttgaaaacactatgctaagtgaaataattcagtcaCAGAAAGACTGATTTCACTTAAACGATTTAAacgaggtacctagagtagtcaaaatcatagagtcGGAAAGTACAgtggtggttgcctggggctggagggatgaagagaggggagttattgtttaatgggttcaGAGTTTCAGTTTGTGAGGATGAAAAACTCCTAAAGatggataatggtgatggtgcCACTGATCTGTAcactaaaaaatgtttaagatgataaatttttcgttatgtgtattttttctacAGTTAAAGGGGAAGAAAGCAACAGGACAAAGAGGGAGGAGGACTGGACCCAGGGTCAGGAGACTCGGGCTCCAGAGTCAGCTCTACCACGCACCACCTGGGGAACTTTCCAAGCCAGCTTGGTTCCCTCATCCTTACAACGAGCAGttggactaattttttttttttttttttagacagagtctcgctcagtcgcccagcctggagcgcagtggcttgatctccgctcactgcaagctccatctcctgggttcacgccattctcctgcctcagcctcctgagtagctgggactacaggcgcccgccaccatgcccagctaatttttttgtatttttttagtagagacggggtttcactgtgttagccaggatggtcgtgatctcctgacctcatgatccgccctcttcggcttcccaaagtgttggactAATTTAATCCTAAGGTCTCACCCAGCTCTAAAATCCTATTCAGAGTAAAATCCTATTCTATGTCTATTTCTTGGTTCCTTACCATGTGGCTTCAACAGTGAACAACATAGACCAAGTCCCTGCCCTTGCAGAGTTTACATTCTAATGGGTAGACAAACATTAAATACAGTAACGCACACAAATGTGTCAGATGGGAAAATCTTATCGCAAGGAAACTACAGCAGGGTAAGGAGAGAGTGACAGAGGGCGGTGTCAGCTAAAATGGCTAGGGACGTTGTCTCCaaagaggtggcatttgagcaaagactaaacggagacagaatgagactgtagGGTTGTGGGGGGAGTGTCAGGAACAGCAAACGGGATGCAATGTGGATTCACTGGATTTGTATTTTGTACACTGGATTCTGAGATCCGGATCATGACTGAAGACCCTCGCAAGCCTCCATCCTGCCAGGATCCCCTCCCAGCCCCACACAGGAAGACTTACCTAGTAGTGCAGACGTAGGTGCCAGAGTCCTCCTGCAAGGCTGGCAGAAGCCACAGAGCACCGTCCTGGGCCCACATCCGTGTCTCTTCTTCTCCTGGGACCGTCCTAGCAGAGTCATTTTTATGCCATGTCAGGTTGATGCGGGGGCTGACAGAGGCCCACAACCAGTAGGGCACCTGGGGGCACCTCAGGGCTACAGGCTCCCCTTCCAGCCTGAACTCCCGCTTGTAATGCCTCCCACGAAACCGGCAGCTTCTGGCAGCCCCTGAAGGACAGAGAGCCCATGGTCAGGCTTTGGGTCCAAAACTTGCTCAGATCATAAAACCTCCCTGCACCTGGGACTGATCCTGATTCTGGCAGGGAAACCTGGAACACATTTGAGAAAGATGTCATTTGTCCCTAACAAAATGACCTACACCCCGGGGTACTATtaaactccctccctcccccgtTATTATACTTTCAAAATTTCCAAATAACAAGTTCAGTGCTACTATCCATTCCAACTTATGTTTTGTGAAGAAAGTTAAATCAGGTTTCTATGGtgacaaaaaattaaagattaaaaactaTGGCCATAGTTTTCACTGGCTGATTTCTCATCATTAAAAGTAAATCTGAGCTGAGTTTAGATGGTAAAAGTTTAGTTCTGGCACGTCGTATGGTTAAACTCCAAAGGCAACTTTGTTAAGGGCAAACACCTCACTTCTTCAGTTTGCTCTTTGACAAGAACATTCGCaccattctttccttttcttttcttttttctttttttttatttttccttttttatttttttgagacagggtctcattctgttgccctgctggagtggagtgatgcaatctccactcactgcagcctcaacctccctgggctcaagcactcctctcacctcagcctcccaagtagccaggactacaggcacgcaccaccacgcccaactaatttttttttttttttttttttttttttttttgtagagacgtgggtctctctatgttgcccaaactggtctcaaactcctgggctcaagcaatccacccgcctaggGCTCTCAACTACTAACATTACAGCCGGGAGCCACCGAGCTCGGCCCACACTTTGCTTTCTGACAAGGAAACTTCTCTAGATAACATCTTTCCCCAGCGAAGCTACAGGCAAGCCTTTTTGCGTCTGAAAGGTTTACTTCTAACCTGTGTGTGCCGCAGGCTGAAGGGTGAAGGCAGAAACTCCCATTACCAACACGTACAAGCGGAACATTGCTCCTGACAACTTCCAGAGGACACGGGAAGTGGAGGACTGAGACCCAGCAGCACGTGGCCTAGGGGAGGAAACAGAGGTGTCACCAGGAACCAAGAACCCTGCAGAGAGAATCCCTTGAAGACGGAGTAGGGGCAGGGTCTGGAAGCTTCACTGGATAATGGGAACCTTTTGGCCTACTCTGTTTAAGAACAAAACTCAAAATTTTTGGATTTGTTTCTCTGCAGCTATATTCACTGAACATATCTAAAGTCGAATCCTTGTAGCACCTAGAGGCGTGCTTGGCAGAGGGGCTCAGCCCCATAAGCTGCTGTCTCTGCAGAGACCTGCCTTAGCCATTCCTGCGCCTTGGCCAGAGATGCTGCTTCCTCAGCTAAGGCCACTGCCAGCGCCCTTTCTGCTCGGACTTCACTTTCTTCGTGAGGTCTCCCTCACCTCCCTGTCTAAAATTGCACCACCTTTAATCCCAATACTCCatgttttccttcccttccctgtcatTCTCTGTGGCATTCATCATCAGCCTTGTCTCCCTTCTCCAGAATTCAGGCTCCACTGATGGAAggactgtgaaaggaaaataaaaacttgggacCCCCAATTCActctgccaaaaggaaaaaaataagctgaAGGCTGAGTCCTGCAAGAAGCTGCCTTTCCTTCTGTTCCTAAGCAGAGAGCGTAcagataaaagattttaaaaattttccacagGTAGCCACTCTATGTTTACCTTATCATATGTGAAGAGCAGATTTACTGAGTATAAGAGGAATATAATTGACTATTCCCTACCTGTTTCTTTTCCCTTGCAACACATGGATTCAGTAATGACTGCACCCTCCctctctgccctccagcctgctTTTCAATAGGGGAAAAACTTTAcatattgaagccctcaaaatcatctttggagaaaggcacagaccacagACTGCTTTTTCTGTGATTCCATGTTTTTTCTCCTGGGCATTGTccttaatcttggcaaaataagcttCTAAATTATTAAGACtgtcagatactttttggttgaCAGAACCCTGCTTTATCTTATTCACAGTTCTGTCCCTAACTctcattttttgaatgaatgaatgagtgagttaaTGGATCACTCAAAGCCCAAGAGTCCTCATATTTCACTTGTCAGAGAATTTTCCCTATATCCCCTACGGATTAACTCCTGTTTTACATACAACTCTGACATGCGCCAAGAGATTCGGTGTCCTGCTAACACTCTGGTCTACAGCATCCCAGGGAGAAAAGCAACAAGAAATCCAAAACAGAAATAGCTTGTACGAGTTTatgaagcaatcctcccccatGCCCCCCAAAGACTGGAGAGTCAGATGCCCTCCTCGTCTCCCTGATGACCTTCTCACACTATCACAAGTGTTCCCTGTGTCTGCTAACCACGGCCACAACGATGCTGCTTAACAAACCAACGACCCCAGAACTGAATGGTGTGAAACAACGGTCGTTCACTCTTGCTCACAAGTCTGTGGGCAAGATGGAAGTTGGTTAACCTAAACTTGGCAGGGTTAGGCCTGGCTCTGAGCGGCAGATGGGGTCCAAGTCTGCTCCATGGGTGTCTCATCCTCCTTGGACCAGTAAGCTTCCTGGGAGATGATCCTCTTTGGGGATGGCAAAAATGGAAACGATGTGGCCAAAAGCACACACCAGGCCACACTGGGAACTAGCTCACTCTTCTCTGCTCACATTCCATCCGCCACAGCAAGTCAATGCCCCACCCGGCCATCGGCAGGGCCGGAAGTGGGAGCAGTCGTGCCAGCTGCCATGCCTGACTCTTCTGGCTCCGCAAGGGTGGTGACAACCTTGGGGCCGAGCCCTGGTCTTGCTCACAGCCCTCATGGCCCACACACTAGAACATACCGGGGAATACTTATGACTAAAAGCCTGCCCACGGCAGGAGTTGTGAATGAATCCAGGGGAAAAATTCCCAGCCACCTTTACCTTGAGTTGTTCCCTGCTCCTTGCACAGATATCTCTGGGAATGACTTGCAGTAAATCCAGGGCGGCATTGCGGCATTGAGGAACCGACCCTCGCACTCCAGAAACCCTCCCTCGTGAGTGGGGAACCCTGAGTCCAAGGACTCAGAGTTACAGTCTGAGCTCCCCCTTCTGGTGACCTGAGATATTCCCCTTAGCTATGTATCTGGCCTGGAGCTTTCTCCCTTAAACTCTGTTTCTACACAATACTATTCTTCATGAGTTTCTGAAGCACAAATAGTTCCTGTGACTTTACCCCTAACCATACTGTCAGGTTTGCCAGATGAAGGTCACATAAACATCCACCAAGCTGCTGCGTCCTCCTTGGACACGCATTAGCTTATCACATCCCCAAATATACTGGTCCAAGCCAGACTCACTAGTGCACCAGTAAGAACATGAAAGAAGTAGGAATTTAAATACACTGTAGCTAACCAATACCATATATCAGGATAAGTAAATGAAGTCAAAGCTGATGTTGTAGGGACTAGTGTAAAAGCAATAGCTATTGTGCCAAATATTGAACATTCATTCTTGCATTTTATCCCCACAAAGTGAGTATCATGCTGATTTTACAGAGGATGTATTGTAAGAGTTCAAAGGGGTTAAAAGGCCTGGCCGAGATCTTACAGCTAGTAAGCAGACGTTGAAATTTAAACCCAGCACTGGTGATTCCAAAGCCCTTGCTCTTTGAAAATACACCTTCTATGACAGATGCTGCTAGTTTCTTCTCCCAATATCTGTCCTCCCTGCTTTCCCAATAATAGAACCCCCGAATCTTACCTGGGCACATGGCCCTCTATACACAGACATTTCCCATCATCCCTTGCAACAAGGAGTGGCCATGTGACAAAATGTGGATCAATAAGATGTAAGTGGAAGTGTCATGTGATCCCCCGGGAGGTCTCCACTAATCTTCCTTCCTGCTGCTCAGTGTGGATGTGGTGGCTGGATTGTGGCCGCTACCATGAACCACAAGGTACAGACCACTCACTGAATGCAATAGGGCAAGGCAGTAAGAGGGGAACCTGAGTCCTTGGTGGCTTCATGAAGCCGCCCACCACCCTGGACTACCTTTTTTATGTGTCCAGGCTTTCTGTCACGC
This genomic window from Pan troglodytes isolate AG18354 chromosome 12, NHGRI_mPanTro3-v2.0_pri, whole genome shotgun sequence contains:
- the IL1R2 gene encoding interleukin-1 receptor type 2 isoform X3 — encoded protein: MPPWIYCKSFPEISVQGAGNNSRPRAAGSQSSTSRVLWKLSGAMFRLYVLVMGVSAFTLQPAAHTGAARSCRFRGRHYKREFRLEGEPVALRCPQVPYWLWASVSPRINLTWHKNDSARTVPGEEETRMWAQDGALWLLPALQEDSGTYVCTTRNASYCDKMSIELRVFENTDASLPFISYPQILPLSTSGVLVCPDLSEFTRDKTDVKIQWYKDSLLLDKDNEKFLSVRGTTHLLVHDVALEDAGYYRCVLTFAHEGQQYNITRSIELRIKRSRLTIPCKVFLGTGTPLTTMLWWTANDTHIESAYPGGRVTEGPRQEYSENNENYIEVPLIFDPVTREDLHMDFKCVVHNTLSFQTLRTTVKEASSTFSWGIVLAPLSLAFLVLGGIWMHRRCKHRTGKADGLTVLWPHHQDFQSYPK